The following are encoded in a window of bacterium genomic DNA:
- a CDS encoding TldD/PmbA family protein, translated as MNTELYDLASWAVETAKTAGAAASRAEISRERSVEIGYRQQKPENIKEAAKRLLNLEVFVDGRYSGQSTSDLRKEALYKFITDAVAATRLLAEDPFRSLPDPRYYQGRSEVDLELNDPEYAGYTPEDRHATAKVIESACLQAGGDKVISVTCSVQDGFAESVLLASNGVQGYQSSTYYTSVAEM; from the coding sequence ATGAACACAGAGTTGTATGACCTGGCAAGTTGGGCGGTCGAAACGGCCAAAACGGCCGGCGCGGCTGCCAGCCGCGCCGAGATCAGCCGCGAACGGTCGGTTGAAATCGGCTATCGGCAGCAGAAACCGGAGAACATCAAAGAGGCGGCCAAGCGTCTGTTGAACTTGGAGGTGTTCGTCGATGGCCGCTATTCCGGCCAATCCACCTCGGATTTGCGCAAAGAGGCGTTGTATAAATTTATCACCGACGCCGTGGCTGCCACTCGACTGTTGGCCGAAGATCCGTTTCGTTCACTGCCGGATCCCAGATATTACCAGGGCCGGTCTGAAGTGGACCTTGAATTGAATGATCCAGAGTATGCCGGCTATACGCCTGAAGACCGGCATGCCACGGCCAAAGTGATAGAGTCAGCCTGTCTTCAGGCCGGTGGCGACAAGGTTATCTCCGTCACCTGCTCAGTGCAGGATGGCTTTGCAGAGTCGGTGTTGCTGGCCAGCAACGGCGTCCAAGGCTATCAGTCATCCACCTATTATACCTCTGTGGCAGAGATG